A segment of the Candidatus Brevundimonas phytovorans genome:
CGTGTGGCGCGCCACGGCGGTGGCGTGGATCGGTTGTATCGATGCGGTCATGGGCGTCGTCCCGCCAGGGGCAGAAGGACTTCGAAGCGAGCGCCGACGACGTTTCCGGCCTCGTCGATGCGGTTTTCGGCGTGGACCCGACCGCCGTGGGCGTCGACGATCTGACGCACGATGGACAGACCCAGACCCGAGTTGGCGCCGAAGGCCGTGCCCTTGGGCCGCGAGGTGTAGAAGCGCTCGAACACCGTCTCGAGGTTTTCGTCCGGGATGCCGGGACCGTCGTCTTCGACCCGAATACGCAGCGGCAACTCGGGGCGGCTGTCGTCGCGTTCCAGACGCACGCGGACCTCGCCGTCGACGGGGCTGAACGAGCGGGCATTGTCGATCAGGTTGCGGAACACCTGGCCGAGGGGGATGTCGCGGCCCAGGACGCGCGCCGCCTCGGCGGTGGAGGCGAAGCGGACGGCGGCCTCGCCCGGCTTCAGCCCGCCCTCATAGACGCCCACGATGTCGCCCAGCAGTTCGTTGAGATCGATCAGGCGGGGGCGGTCGCGCGACAGCTCGGCGTCGAGCCGCGAGGCGTTGGAGATGTCGGTGATCAGCCGGTCGAGCCGCCGCACGTCCTGTTGCAGCAGATTGGTCAGGCGCGCCCGCTGCTCGTCGGTCTTGACCAGGGGCAGGGTCTCCAGCGCGGAGCGAATCGAGGTCAGGGGGTTCTTGATCTCGTGGCTGACGTCGGCGGCGAAGCGTTCGATGGCGTCCATGCGCGTCGACAGGGTGTCGGTCATGGATTCCAGGGCGCGGGCCAGGTCGCCGATCTCGTCCTTGCGGTCTTCCAGGTCTGGCAGGGAGATGGCGCGGGCGCGTTGCAGACGCACCTGATCCGCCGCCGCCGACAGGCGCATGACCGGGCGAGCCACGAACAGGTGCAGCACCAGGGCGGACAAGAGGTTCACCGCCAGGGCCACCAGGGCGAAGGGGGTCAGGGCGCGGCGCTGGGCGGCGAGGGTTTCGTCCACGTCGCCGGCTTCCAGCGTCAGGACGCCCAGCACCTGCTGGACATGGCGGACGGGCAGGGAGACCGAGACGACCCGTTCGCCGTTCTCGTTGCGGCGAATGTCGGCCTGGGGCGCGCCTTGCAGGGCGCGCTCGACCTCGGCGGACAGTTCGGCGTTGGCGCGCTTCACTCGGGCGGTCTCGCGAGGCGAGGGTTCGCTGGGGGCCAGGGCGGTGCCGGCGGGGTGGGCGGGCGGGAGGGCCTCGCCTGGAATGGCGTCGGTGACGGCGTAGCTGTCCGAGACCAGCAGGCCGTCCTGGTCGTAGAGGCGGGCGCGCTGGCCCTCGGGAATGAAGTTGTCGCGCAGCCACAGGCCCGCGGCGCCGGGATCGAGCATGGGATAGGGCTCACCGCGAGTGATGCCCAACTCGCCCAGCACATTGGACAGAAGCTTGGCCTGAACGGACAGGGATTCCTGGCGCGCCTCGATCAGGCCGCGTTGCCATTCGTTCAGGGCCAGAGCCCCGCCGAACAGGATCAGCAGGCTGAGCAGGTTGAGCGCGAGAATGAACCCGCCGAGGCGTGATCCGCCGAAGCGGAAGCGGCGCCGCGGCGGGCCGTCCTCGATCTCAGCTTTCGCGGTAGCGGTAACCGACGCCATACAGGGTCTCGATCGCGTCGAACTCGGGATCGACCACCCGGAACTTCTTTCGCATCCGTTTGACGTGGCTGTCGATGGTGCGGTCGTCGACATAGACCTGATCGTCGTAGGCGGCGTCCATCAGGCTGTCGCGGCTCTTCACGAAACCGGGGCGCTGGGCCAGGGCCTGAAGCAGAAGGAACTCGGTGACGGTCAGCTTGACCGGCTTGCCTTCCCAGGTGCTCTCGTGCCGGGCCGGGTCCATCGACAGCTTGCCGCGCTTGATGGCCTTGCCCGCCGCTTCCGCGGCCGTCTCGACCTCGCCGCCGTCGGCGCCGGTGCGGCGCAGCAGGGCCTTGACCCGTTCGATCAGCAGCCGCTGGCTGAAAGGCTTGTGGATATAGTCGTCGGCGCCAAGGTTGAAGCCGAGGATCTCGTCGATCTCCTCGTCCTTGGACGTCAGCATGATGACCGGGATCTGCGAGGTCTGACGCAGGCGGCGCAGGACCTCCATGCCGTCCATGCGCGGCATCTTCACGTCCAGGATGGCCAGATCCGGGGGCGTGGTCTCCAGCGCCTCAAGGCCCGAGGCGCCGTCGTGATAGGCCGTGACCTTGTGGCCGTGGCTTTCCAGAGCCAGGGACACAGAGGCGACGATGTTCTCGTCGTCGTCGACCAGAGTGATGTTGGCCAAGGGCTTCTCCTGAGTGCGGGCGGCGGCGGTCGTCCGATCATCCGTCGCGGGTCGATTGCTCAACGCGCGACAAGCGTAACCGTTCTAGTCCATCGGGGTGACATTACGGCCACAGCAAATGGTTCGCCAGAGCCTGTCTTTCAACCTTGGCAGGGAAAAGGCGAAACCTCGCCTTAAAGCCTCCGGGATCAGGGTGGCGGTTGGATACCTCGAAAGACGCCATGGCCGGTCCGGTTCACTACGAAATCTATATCCGCAAGACGCCGCCCGCGTCCTGGACGCTGTCGATGGCGACCGAGGACCGCAAGACGGCGATCGAGACGGCCGAGGACCTGCTGCGCGACGGTCAGGCCTGCGCCGTGCGCGTGACCAAGGAAACCCTGGACCCCGATACGATGGAGTTCGCCAGCGTCAACGTCCTGACGCGCGGCGCGCCCGAGATGAAGCAGAAGCTGAAGGTGCGCGAGGAGCGGGCCGGCCCCAGCTGCCGCGGGGTTCAGGACCTCTATACCCCCCATGCCCGCGACCTGATCGGGCGGGTGCTGGAGGACTGGCTGACCCGCCAGGGGGCGACGACCTTCGAACTGTTGCACCGCCCGGACCTGGCCGAACGGCTGGAGGCCTCGGGCGTCGAACTGCAACACGCCATCCAGAAGGTGGCGGTGCCGGAAAGCCAGGCCACGAGCCAGCCCGTCCATGACCTGGTGCGGCACTATCAACGGCTCAGCGAACAGGCGATCGAACGGGTCTTGCAGGCCGGGCGGCGCAATCAATTTCCGGGGCTGGCCGAACGCTCGGTCGCCGATGTGGCGCATCGATTGAGCGGATCGGCGGACCGCGCCTTCATCATGGGGGGCGTGGTCGCCGGGGCCTTGAAGGGCCTCAAGGGCGCGCGGGCGCGGCTGGACCGGCTGATGGACCTGTGCGACCGGGCGCCGTCCGAGGGGCCGCCGCGCGCCCTGGTCTTTGTGCCCGTGGAACAGGTGCTGTGCGAGATGTTCGGATCGCGGGCCAGTCTGGCCCAGATCGTCGGCCCGGCCCTGGATCAGGGGTCCAGCCTGGCGGCGGTGGTGCGGATGGTGGCGCCGCGCGAAATCGGCGCCCTGATCGCGCGCGATCCGAAGCTGGCGGTTCTGGTGCCGCCGGTCGAAGGCGGGCCGGCGCGCCTGGGCGAGCGGCTGGCGGCGGGCGAGTTTCCCCTCTTGTCGGCGTCGCTGGCGCGGATGGTGGTGCGCGAACTGATGAGCCAGCGTCGGCTGCGTCCCGGCGACCCCCAGGGCGAGATCGACATCCTGCGCGCCCTGGCCACCACCCTGACGGCCACGGCGGGGCGGCTGCTGACGCTGGAAGAGGTGCAGACCGCCTTCAGCGAGCGGTCCAAGAGCCTGGTCACTGCCGACTTCGTCGCCGCCTATGTGCGCGGGGCGCCGACGGCGCTGCGCGAGGCCGAACGGCTGGCGCGGCTGTGTGAAAACGTGACCGGCGCAGCCAACAAGCGCTCGGCGGCGCGCTGGCTGGACGCCTGCGTCACCTCCCTGCGGTTTGAAACCGAGATGCGGACCCTGAACCAGACCCCCGGACAGAAGCTGCTGGCCCTGGGCGCCCTGCAACGGGCGGTGAGCAATGCGGGTCTGTCTGAGCGGGACCGCGACGCCATCGTGACGGCGCTGGGCCTTGTCGGGGGATCGGTCGAGGCGGACGCGCGGCTGACGGCCCAGATCGTTCGCGCCCCCGTGCCGGCGCTACAGAAGCTGGCGGCCCTGCTGCGGCTGGCGGCGGCGGAGACGGGGCCGTCGGGCCCGGTGGCCGACCGGGCCAGGGCCGAGGCGATCAAGCTGTTCCGGGCGCCGGAACTGCGCGCCGCCCTGGGCGCGGAGCCCGAGGCGGTGCAGACCCTGCGGCCCCTGATGCAGGCGGTCGGCCTGGCGGCCTGAACCCGGCGGCCTGAACCTGGCGGCCCGAAGCGACGAGCCTGAGCCGGCGGGTTCGGTCAGTCGAAGATGTCGAAGATGTCCATCCGCTTTTTCTTTTTGTAGTAGCCGCCGTCGCGGTGGCGGTCGTCGTCCTTGTAGCGCGGCGGCTCGCGATAGCCTTGAGGCTGGCCGCCCCACGGTTGCTGCGCGGGCGGCTGCTGATAGGTCGGCTGCGGCGCGGCTTGCGGCGCGGCGGCGCGGCCCTCTTCAGCGGCGCTCGCCATCAGCTTTTCCAGCTCGCCGCGATCCAGCCAGACCCCGCGGCAGCTCGGGCACATGTCGAACTGGACGCCATTGCGGTCCAGGGTCTGCATGGCGGCGTTGTCGTTGGGGCACATCAATAGGGGCATCTGATCCTCATCGTCGAAGAATGCGGTCCGACATCACGCCGCTTTCGCCGCGCCAGAGGGGCCCGTCCCGCTGAGGGTCAAGCTAGGGATGGTCAGCGCGCGCCACAACGTGCGCAGACGCCGCAGGGGCAGTCCTCGGCCTAGCAGCTTTGACCGGCGGCCCAGCCCGACGACCAGGCCCACTGGAAATTATAGCCGCCCAGCCAGCCGGTGACGTCGACCACTTCGCCGATGAAGAAGAGGCCGGGGACGGTCCTGGCCTCCAGGGTCTGCTGGTCCAGGGCGGCGGTATCGACCCCGCCCAGCGTCACCTCGGCGGTGCGATAGCCCTCGGACCCGACCGGCTTGACGGTCCAGGCGTTGACCGTCTCGGCCATGGCCCGCAGCTTCTTGTCGCCGACCTCGGCCAGCTTGCCCGACAGGCCTTCGCGGGCGCAGATCACCTCGGCCAGACGGCGCGGAACGATGTGGCCGAGCGCCGTATGCACCGCCTGCTTGCCGTTTTCGGTCTTGGCCGCCAGCAGCCGCGCCGCCACGTCTTCGCTCGGCGCCATGTTGACGGTGATGGCCTCGCCCTCGCGCCAGTAGGAGCTGATCTGCAGGATCGACGGGCCGGACAGGCCGCGATGGGTGAAGAGCATGGCTTCTTTAAACTCGGGCCTATCGCCCTTCGGGCTATTTGAGGCCGAGTTGGGGGCCGCCTTGACCACGGCGTCGACGGCTACGCCCGCCAGCGGGACCAACTGCTCCAGCAGGGTCGGCTCAAAGGTCAGCGGCACCAGCGCCGGCCGCGTCTCGGTCACCCGCAGGTCGAACTGGCGCGCCACCTCATAACCCCAGCCGGTCGCGCCCATCTTGGGGATGGACTTGCCGCCGGTGGCCACCACCAGAGACGCCGCCGAGACGCGCGTGCCGTCGTCCAGCGCCACCTCGAAGCGGTCGCCGCTGCGGGCGATCGAGGTCACGCCGAGGCACAGCGACAGGGTCACGCCCGCCGCCTTCATCTCGTCCGTCAGCATACGGATGATCTGCTTGGCGCTGTCGTCGCAGAACAGCTGGCCGAGGGTCTTTTCGTGCCAGGCGATGCCGTGGCGCTCGACCATCTTGAGGAAGTCGTGCTGGGTGAACCGCTTCAGCGCCGACAGGGCGAAACGCGGGTTCTCGCTCAGGAACTCAGCCCCGCTGGTTCTCGTATTGGTGAAATTGCAGCGTCCGCCGCCCGAGATGCGGATCTTCTCGCCGGGCGCGCGGGCATGGTCGATCACGCGCACGCGGCGGCCGCGCTTGCCCGCCTCTATGGCGCACATCATGCCGGCCGCGCCGGCGCCGACGATCAGGACGTCGAGTTCAGAAGACTTCATGGGCTCGCCCTAGCAGGCGCGCGCCCATGAAGCGACCTTGGAGGCCTCTCTTACAAGCCGAGCGCGATCCGATAGCTGGGATGCACCACCTCGGCGTACTCGGGGTGCTTCTTCAGATAGCCGGCGAAGAAGGGGCAGGTCGGCAGGATGACCAGGCCGCGTTGCTTCAGGTCGGCCAGCACGTGTTTGGCCATGCGGCTGGCGATGCCGCGCCCTTCCAGCGGAACCGGCACGATGGTCTCGGTGATCAGAAGACCGCCAGCCACCTTGTTGTAGATGACCACGGCGGTCTGGCCGTCAACGGTGAGTTCGTAGCGCGTGGCCTCGGCGTTGTCGTGGATCTCGGGGTCCATAGAGGTCTCCATACTAGTGGGCTTCATCCCAGTTCGCGGCGGCCTTGGCCTCGACGATCAGGGGGACGCTCAGGGCGACGGCGGGGTCCGCGGCGCCTTCCATGACCTTGCGCACCACGACCAGGGCGCGTTCGGCCTCGGCTTCGGGGGCTTCGAAGATCAGTTCATCGTGGACCTGCAACAGCATGCGGGTCTTCAGGCCCGCATCAAGCAGGGCGCCCGGCATGCGGATCATGGCGCGGCGGATGATGTCGGCGGCGGCGCCCTGAATCGGG
Coding sequences within it:
- a CDS encoding NAD(P)/FAD-dependent oxidoreductase, with the translated sequence MKSSELDVLIVGAGAAGMMCAIEAGKRGRRVRVIDHARAPGEKIRISGGGRCNFTNTRTSGAEFLSENPRFALSALKRFTQHDFLKMVERHGIAWHEKTLGQLFCDDSAKQIIRMLTDEMKAAGVTLSLCLGVTSIARSGDRFEVALDDGTRVSAASLVVATGGKSIPKMGATGWGYEVARQFDLRVTETRPALVPLTFEPTLLEQLVPLAGVAVDAVVKAAPNSASNSPKGDRPEFKEAMLFTHRGLSGPSILQISSYWREGEAITVNMAPSEDVAARLLAAKTENGKQAVHTALGHIVPRRLAEVICAREGLSGKLAEVGDKKLRAMAETVNAWTVKPVGSEGYRTAEVTLGGVDTAALDQQTLEARTVPGLFFIGEVVDVTGWLGGYNFQWAWSSGWAAGQSC
- a CDS encoding response regulator transcription factor; amino-acid sequence: MANITLVDDDENIVASVSLALESHGHKVTAYHDGASGLEALETTPPDLAILDVKMPRMDGMEVLRRLRQTSQIPVIMLTSKDEEIDEILGFNLGADDYIHKPFSQRLLIERVKALLRRTGADGGEVETAAEAAGKAIKRGKLSMDPARHESTWEGKPVKLTVTEFLLLQALAQRPGFVKSRDSLMDAAYDDQVYVDDRTIDSHVKRMRKKFRVVDPEFDAIETLYGVGYRYRES
- a CDS encoding zf-TFIIB domain-containing protein; this encodes MPLLMCPNDNAAMQTLDRNGVQFDMCPSCRGVWLDRGELEKLMASAAEEGRAAAPQAAPQPTYQQPPAQQPWGGQPQGYREPPRYKDDDRHRDGGYYKKKKRMDIFDIFD
- a CDS encoding GNAT family N-acetyltransferase, which produces MDPEIHDNAEATRYELTVDGQTAVVIYNKVAGGLLITETIVPVPLEGRGIASRMAKHVLADLKQRGLVILPTCPFFAGYLKKHPEYAEVVHPSYRIALGL
- a CDS encoding stimulus-sensing domain-containing protein: MASVTATAKAEIEDGPPRRRFRFGGSRLGGFILALNLLSLLILFGGALALNEWQRGLIEARQESLSVQAKLLSNVLGELGITRGEPYPMLDPGAAGLWLRDNFIPEGQRARLYDQDGLLVSDSYAVTDAIPGEALPPAHPAGTALAPSEPSPRETARVKRANAELSAEVERALQGAPQADIRRNENGERVVSVSLPVRHVQQVLGVLTLEAGDVDETLAAQRRALTPFALVALAVNLLSALVLHLFVARPVMRLSAAADQVRLQRARAISLPDLEDRKDEIGDLARALESMTDTLSTRMDAIERFAADVSHEIKNPLTSIRSALETLPLVKTDEQRARLTNLLQQDVRRLDRLITDISNASRLDAELSRDRPRLIDLNELLGDIVGVYEGGLKPGEAAVRFASTAEAARVLGRDIPLGQVFRNLIDNARSFSPVDGEVRVRLERDDSRPELPLRIRVEDDGPGIPDENLETVFERFYTSRPKGTAFGANSGLGLSIVRQIVDAHGGRVHAENRIDEAGNVVGARFEVLLPLAGRRP